A single genomic interval of Carassius auratus strain Wakin chromosome 30, ASM336829v1, whole genome shotgun sequence harbors:
- the LOC113049543 gene encoding tumor necrosis factor receptor superfamily member 27-like codes for MDCSMDEYYNGGQCHKCPQCPPGQELKEDCGYGVGVSAVCGVCEVRWFKEVWGSHPCALCQNCRRLNRHQIKHCTHTDNAVCGNCLPGFYSKMRLDGQEDLECLPCGPAPFRNLQCSREAGTGVAKAQTSAPPVQNVSSMVTACAATAILTTVLFTIVCVTYQTRSSLRKTCKRCLSPVSNGHRDSDAASVPMTTLHTVMQDAEVDTSNPCLLLKHPCTLNDITTRMTTDLGMHRCEVLPLMQSSSCTDPAKGVIMQATETPEVSSTDSCLSSQHVILTLVGGQSAVRPCCAVEQRTAWGLHAPVECTELDLQYLSNAPELHTFRPSDFIARNIPQCPQA; via the exons ATGGATTGCTCGATGGACGAATATTACAACGGTGGACAGTGTCACAAGTGCCCACAATGTCCACCTGGCCAAGAACTGAAAGAG GACTGTGGTTATGGTGTAGGAGTGTCAGCAGTGTGTGGCGTATGTGAAGTTCGGTGGTTTAAGGAAGTCTGGGGTTCTCACCCTTGTGCACTGTGCCAGAACTGCCGCAGACTCAACAGACACCAAATcaagcactgcacacacacagacaatgcAGTGTGTGGAAACTGCCTCCCTGG TTTCTACAGCAAAATGCGACTGGATGGACAAGAAGATTTGGAATGCCTTCCATGTGGCCCTGCACCCTTCAGAAACTTGCAGTGTAGCC GTGAAGCAGGGACTGGTGTTGCAAAAGCCCAAACCTCAGCACCTCCCGTCCAAAATGTATCATCCATGGTGACCGCTTGTGCAGCAACGGCTATATTAACAACCGTCCTATTTACAATTGTGTGTGTCACCTACCAGACACGGTCTTCACTCAGGAAAACATGCAAAC GTTGTTTATCACCAGTCAGTAACGGTCACCGTGACAGTGACGCAGCTTCAGTTCCAATGACAACCCTGCACACAGTGATGCAGGACGCAGAAGTAGACACATCAA ATCCTTGCCTGCTATTGAAGCACCCCTGCACGCTTAATGACATCACCACCAGGATGACCACTGATCTTGGCATGCATAGGTGTGAGGTTCTTCCTCTGATGCAAAGCTCGTCCTGCACAGATCCTGCAAAGGGAGTCATCATGCAGGCAACAGAAACACCTGAAGTTTCTTCTACAGACTCGTGCCTCTCCAGCCAGCATGTCATTCTCACTCTGGTAGGAGGACAGTCTGCAGTGAGGCCCTGCTGTGCCGTAGAGCAGCGAACAGCCTGGGGGCTTCATGCTCCTGTAGAGTGCACTGAACTGGACCTTCAGTATCTCTCCAACGCCCCGGAGCTCCACACATTCAGACCTTCAGACTTCATAGCCAGAAATATCCCACAGTGCCCTCAGGCCTGA